A window of Syntrophus gentianae contains these coding sequences:
- a CDS encoding acyl-CoA dehydrogenase family protein, with protein MEIIQYTQEHRIFREAVKKFLAREIVPHIEEWEEAGIVSREAWKRMGAQGFLGMSVPEAYGGPTADFLYEVIVIEELARTNFTGLAARLHNTVVLPYLIEYGSEEQKHRYLPGCISGDIITAIGMTEPNTGSDLAAIRTTAVEDGDGFVINGQKTFISNGINCDLIVLVARDPAVEDPHKAIDLYLVDAGTPGFEKGRNLKKIGWHSQDTAELFFADCRIPRANRLGEKGTGFRKMMEMLQQERLVVAIGAQVIAEFMLEKTIAYCRERKVFGRPISRFQNSQFEFAEMATEIQIGRTFIDKMIVDHMEGKDLTREVSMAKYWITDMAGKVADRCLQLHGGYGYCEEYPIARAWRDIRIMRIYAGSNEIMKVIIARTLGL; from the coding sequence ATGGAAATAATCCAGTACACGCAGGAACACCGGATCTTTCGGGAAGCAGTGAAGAAGTTTCTGGCCAGGGAAATCGTGCCCCACATTGAAGAATGGGAGGAGGCGGGGATCGTTTCCAGGGAAGCCTGGAAAAGGATGGGAGCACAGGGCTTTCTCGGAATGAGCGTTCCCGAAGCCTACGGCGGACCCACCGCCGATTTCCTTTATGAAGTCATCGTCATCGAGGAGCTGGCCCGGACCAATTTTACCGGGCTGGCGGCCCGGCTTCACAACACCGTCGTGCTGCCCTATCTGATCGAGTACGGCTCCGAGGAACAGAAACACCGCTACCTGCCCGGCTGCATCTCCGGCGACATCATCACGGCTATCGGCATGACGGAACCCAACACCGGCAGCGATCTGGCGGCAATCCGCACCACTGCCGTGGAAGACGGCGACGGGTTCGTGATCAACGGCCAGAAGACCTTTATCAGCAACGGGATTAACTGTGACCTCATCGTCCTGGTGGCCAGGGATCCGGCGGTGGAGGATCCGCACAAGGCGATTGATCTGTATCTCGTGGATGCGGGAACGCCCGGATTTGAAAAAGGGCGCAATCTCAAGAAGATCGGCTGGCACAGCCAGGACACGGCGGAGCTTTTCTTTGCCGACTGCCGGATTCCCAGGGCAAACCGTCTTGGGGAAAAGGGGACGGGGTTCCGGAAAATGATGGAGATGTTGCAGCAGGAGCGGCTCGTGGTGGCCATCGGGGCGCAGGTGATCGCGGAATTCATGCTGGAGAAGACCATTGCCTACTGCCGGGAGCGGAAGGTTTTCGGAAGGCCCATCTCCCGGTTTCAGAATTCCCAGTTCGAGTTTGCGGAAATGGCGACGGAGATTCAGATTGGGCGCACCTTCATCGATAAGATGATTGTTGATCACATGGAGGGAAAGGATCTGACCCGGGAGGTGTCCATGGCGAAATACTGGATTACCGACATGGCGGGGAAGGTGGCTGACCGCTGCCTGCAACTGCACGGCGGATATGGGTACTGCGAAGAGTACCCCATCGCGCGGGCCTGGCGGGATATCCGGATCATGCGGATCTACGCCGGTTCCAACGAAATCATGAAGGTCATCATCGCCCGGACGCTGGGGCTGTAA
- a CDS encoding type II toxin-antitoxin system HicB family antitoxin yields the protein MTKEFSVVIEKDEDGYFLASVPTLRGCHTQAKSLDVLMKRIKEAIELCLEVEEPVSTEFVGVQRVAISS from the coding sequence ATGACAAAAGAATTCAGTGTTGTTATCGAAAAAGATGAGGACGGTTATTTTCTCGCTTCCGTTCCCACATTGCGGGGATGCCATACGCAGGCAAAGTCCCTTGACGTACTTATGAAGCGGATTAAGGAAGCAATTGAACTCTGCCTTGAAGTTGAAGAACCCGTATCTACTGAGTTTGTCGGGGTGCAAAGGGTGGCCATTTCCTCATGA
- a CDS encoding type II toxin-antitoxin system HicA family toxin: MSTTPSFTAQRLIKALGKLGFEIIRKKGSHHFLRHPDGRCTVVPVHRGEAIGRGLLAQIIRDCETTLEELKKLL; the protein is encoded by the coding sequence ATGAGTACAACTCCTTCCTTCACGGCACAACGCCTTATCAAGGCCCTTGGAAAACTTGGTTTTGAAATCATCCGAAAGAAGGGGAGCCATCATTTCCTGCGCCATCCCGACGGCAGGTGTACTGTCGTGCCTGTTCATCGCGGCGAGGCAATTGGCCGGGGACTACTGGCGCAAATCATCAGGGACTGCGAGACCACCTTAGAAGAACTGAAAAAGCTGCTTTGA